In the genome of Anguilla anguilla isolate fAngAng1 chromosome 15, fAngAng1.pri, whole genome shotgun sequence, the window GTCACATCAATCACGATTAActtctgagaggatgaaagaTTGTAGGCTGTGTGGGTCGGCTGTGCTGTTTTTAGCTGTCATATGATGCTGAAAGGGACATTGATAATGTCTGCTGGACAACCAGGTAGATTAATGTCTGGATTAGGTTCAGAAATGCCTTTCTCCATATCgccttagctccacccaatgGTGGACGCAAGGAATTGAGGAGACTTGCATTAGGAAAGTGTTCAGTCTGTTCAGTAAagtgtcagtttgaagccacatcAGTTACAGACGTGGCAGACAGGGAAGTGTGGATCCACAGGTCAATCATTTATGTCACGCATTCCGAAAATAGTACTTGCGCTAAAGGATGTGTTTCtttgctcaagcatccttccAGAGACCCCTAGCTCCCGGTCTGTTGAGCGCAGATTACACTTCCTGGTTCAGAAGTGATCCCACTTGGTTACGATTGGTGCCCCTGTCTCTGCCAATGACGTGCTCTGAGGTTGCGGCGGCGCTCTTGTTCCGCAGAGAGATCACGTCCCCGATGACTACTCCCGCACCGACCCGGAGCACAAGCTCATCTACCGCTTCGTCAGAACGCTCTTCAGCGCTGCCCAGCTCACGGCCGAGTGCGCCATCGTCACGCTGGTGAGCGAGCCGCCCGTCTGCgtgtctgtccgtctctctctgtgtgtccgtTCATCCTTCGCTCTGTCTGTCAGGGGTCCCAACCTAAAAACCTTGGGGGGTTACAGTGTCTGcagttttttgtggtttcctttcaataagCAGGTGTTTATGGCCATGTGtgctcttcagccaatcagcgacTTCAGTTAATCACCAAGTGCTGAAACACCAAACACCAGCCAGCACCATTAGGGCTGCAACAATTAATCTAACTAATTTACTAGATTTAATTGTTTACAAAATGAATCACTTTGATTTTTGACACTGTGATGAATTGCTGTTATAATTTAATATCCTAACCATTTCCCAAAAGCATCCCTCACCGAATGAGGGCTGGTGATTGCTCCAGGGAAATGACAGGAGTTTACATGGCTGTCGCAGATTAATGGGTTCCCTCTGAACATAAttatgtgtttgaatgtgttgaGGGTCGGTGAGCATCAAGTAGAACTTTCTCCTGCTGGAATGCTTTGAGTATTGTTCAGGTAATTCATTTAGTCGTTGAATTTCTTTACCGTTCTAGAAAAGTGAacgtgtttttatatttttcatttatttaaaagtagcCAGTGATAGCAAAATAATCAATAACCGGACCCCCTGACACTGGGCCCTCCTCAGGTGCAGAACAGGCAGGGCTAGTGGGCCAAACAAAGCAACGGGCTGCAGGGATAGTGTCTGAGCCTCAGGTTCACAGTGGGCTGGACTCCTCTGGTTCCGTCTCCATAATGCAAACACAACGCTTAGTTAACGGCTGACTTCTGGAGTCTCTGTGAACTCCCCAATTGTACAATGAGTTCTGCCTTCCAGCAGGCTggtgagtgtgtatctgtgaggtGTGGTTGAAAGGCAAGACTTCATATATCAGCACTCCACTGAAGATTGCTCAATAGAGCCACTTTCCACTCAGAGCCTGCAGACTAATTTAAGATATTCATATCATGTTATATTTGATGagaccactagagggcagtaaAACCAGCGCTGTGCCCAACCAGTGCTGGACGTAATGAATTCTCAGTTATGGCAGAATGTAGCCCGGCGGGAATAGGGATGTATGTGTGTTGATATAAGcggtgattgacaggtctgCTTTCCCCTGCAGGTGTACCTGGAGAGGCTGCTGACCTACGCGGAGCTGGACATCTGTCCCTGCAACTGGAAGCGCATGGTGCTGGGGGCCATCCTGCTGGCCTCCAAGGTGTGGGACGACCAGGCCGTCTGGAACGTGGACTACTGCCAGATCCTCAAGGACATCACGGTGGAGGACATGTGAGTGGGCTGTGTTCGGGAGGCTGTGGGAGAACAGGGAGCTGCTGCGGTTGGGGGCCAGGGGGAGCTGCTGCGGTTGGGGGCCAGGGGGAGGTGCTGTGTTTGTTGGGTGCAGTGCTGCATTTGGGGGCCAGGGGACAGTGCTGCTTCAGTTGCCGAGGTGCCAGTGTTATAATAGCAGTTCCACTCACCCTCCTGCTCAGCCAGTCTCCTTTTTACGATAATGTCATGCTCGGTCagtgtatttacagtatatcaggaccgtctgtgtgtgcctgagttTTCACGGGCAGCAGAATGGCATtatggttagggaactgaggTCACAGCTCCACGGTTGGATTCCCAGGTGCGGTAAATCATCTGTTTGTGTAAATGGATTGAGTGTCAGCCGCTGTGGACGAGAGTGGCTCTGCCTAAAAGTGTAAAATGTTTGTGGTTTTAACAAAGAGTGTTGGGTAACAAGAGGTTGAGTTTATCAGCACCGGAAATCATGCTCCAGGTCTCCATTGATCCCACGACTCTGAACAGTGCAGTTTGTTGTGTCTGCAGACTGTGCAACCAGCCAATgaaatagaatcaggtgtcttagtgctggactctcttgattgaagaccatggtTAGTTAGTTGAATGAAGTGCCATAGTGCTGGActaaaaaaccaaaagaaaaacctAAATCCACCCCAGAACTTTTCAGATAAGATCTGACACTTCTGGTCTAAAGGGGGCCATTAGACAGAAAAATCTGGGTCACTCTTTCCCTTTCAGCTCAGCGCGCACTAATTACACAGTTCCCATTGGCCAGCAGGATTATATTTCTTACTTCTTTCTGCTATTTGTATTGTGGCTGCTGCAGTAATTGTGCATATCTGCTTTTAGAGCATGCTCTGTAATCCTGTTCTCCCAGAGAACACGGGGACTTCAGCTCAGGTGGGCCGTGAAGGTGGTGACCGTTAAAAGTGAAGCGGGCTTTCAGACGGACTGCGTTCTGACTGactcccccgcccctcctccctcaggaACGAAATGGAAAGACACTTCctggagctgctgcagttcaaCATCAACGTCCCGGCCAGCGTCTACGCCAAGTACTACTTCGACCTGCGCTCGCTGGCCGACGACAACAACCTGAACTTCCCCCTGGAGCCTCTGAGCAACCAGCGCGCACAGAAGCTGGAGGTGAGAGGGGCGGGGGCCTGActgggtgggaggggccggAGTATGGGCACTGACTGGGCGGGGGAGAGTaggggagaggggacaggaTATGAGCACTGACtggctgggggagaggggacagagtATGAGCACTGACTGGGCAAGGGAGaatgggtgggaggggccagggtaTGGGCATTGACCGATTTGAGTTTTCAATATTCAGTTTTatctttttgttatttaaattgtgGTATGCTTCCATAAGAATGAGGCTACTCCGGCATCAAAAATAACTGAACAAGGCAAAAATAAGGTGTGTAAAGCAGGTGTGTATAGCCGGAGTGTAAAGCAGGTGTGTATAGCCGGAGTATAAAGGAGGTGTGTAAAGGAGGTGCGTAAAGGAGTGTAAAGCAGGAGTGTAAAGGAGGTGTGTAAAGCAGGAGTGTAAAGGAGTGTAAAGCAGGTGTGTATAGGTGCGTAAAGCAGGAGTGTAAAGGTGTGTAAAGCAGGTGTGTATAGCCGGAGTGTAAAGCAGGAGTGTAAAGGAGTGTAAAGCAGGAGTGTAAAGCAGGCCTGTGTCCCGTGTCCCGTGTCCTGCAGGCCATCTCCCGGCTCTGTGAGGACAAGTACAAGGACCTGAGCAAAGCGGCCATGAGACGCTCCCTCAGCGTGGACAACCTGCTCAACTCCCGCCAGTCGCACGCTGTGCTGTCATAGGTCCacgctgacctctgacccctgagcCCGCCCCTCGGCCTGAGCCAAAGACACTGGtacccctccaacccccccccaaaggtGTGGAACCGAAGAAGAGagactggttttttttttttttttttgaggtttccccccccccccccattttttattttttttgcttactaTGTAGGCTACTAGCTGTGAAATTTGTCAGtttttaattaactgaaattatttgcaGATggagtattttaaataaacactaatCATGACAGATATGGTTTGAATTCTGAGGATGTCCTTTCATGCATAAGTGAGCAGGTTAATGGTCTCcatggaatgttctggaaggcACATTCAGGTGCAGAATTGGCACTTTTAATGAAGATGATGAGAAAAGATTGTGTAGACTAATACAGGTAATGGGCTATGCTTGCTCAAAAATAGCAAAATGATATCCTTTTATCCTAATACAATTATTCAGAGAAaaagtttactttttaatgagtaattctttaccttccaaaaaaaaattgtcatctTCATCAGTGGTGCCAGTAATTCTGACCTGACTATTTATCAGTGACTTCCGCGTTGAGTTGAGTACCCAACTGCATTCACCACAGCTCTTCAGGTCAGTGATCAGCAACAGAATGCTTTCAGGAGCATGGTGAACACTCATCTGAGATCAGCTTGGATGTAGTGTGAAGTGGCGTGTGACAAATGCAACAGCAATGACACAGACCGACTACCTTTTCTCCAAAAACCCTCTTTTTATTCACTAGTTCATTGACACATGGACTGAACATAAATCAGAATCTGCCCCACATCCTTTATTGCAGTAACACAAACATCTGAGTGGCTTCAGCTAATGCCCGTTGTGTGCAGGGGAGGACGTCAGTAGTACTTAATGCTTTACTCAGCACCTGGCAACCAGAGACTGGTACGTGATCATTGGACAAACTtggtgggaggggcagggtgTGAGACACAGGAAATGGGTTTAACGGACGAGTGCACATAGCTACGTGTTAAGGCAACaccaggggagagaggaggcgcaACTCCGGGGGAGAAAGGAGGCGCTCACCTGCTCCCTTTGCTGCTCGGGTGGGTGGTAGAGCGCCTCCTGcagccaggaggaggtgcagcggTTTGGGATCGCAGCGGTCAGCAGCACCGTAAACGACCTGACCGAGGCgggggtagggggcggggccaccgTGCCCAGGGAGGGGTCCCGCTGGGTCGGCCACTCTGGACGGAGAAACGAGCTGGTCTGATTTGGTCCAACGTTGGGCTCGGAAtcggaagtgtgtgtgtgtgtgtgtgtgtgtgcgctttgtGCGAGCGAGTCATGTTCACAGTTTGGACTGGCTCGACAGCTTGGTGTTCAGGTTCTCTGCCAGCTTGTCCAGGAACTCGAAGGTGTTCAGGTAATCGGAGCGCTGGACACTGGATGGGCAGACgacagggaaagagaggcaaacatttaattaaataggTAAAGGATTCACACAGACTGGGAGACGCATCAATGTGcttgttttccaaaaaaggaaagacagagaagaGAAGTGCCACTTTGGATGAACCGTATTGAAAGTGCAATAATGTCTCAGTTATAAAGGGCAGGGGGCAGACTGGGttggtttgggggtgggtggggggtagaGGGCGGGGTCTCACTTGGGCAGCCCCTTGATGCAGGCAGCCAGGTCCTTGGTCATGAAGCCGGCCTCGATGGTCTCGATGCAGACGGCCTCCAGCGACTCGGCGAAGACGCTCAGCTCGGCGTTGCCGTCCAGCTTCGCCCGGTGGGCCAGCCCGCGGGTCCACGCAAAGATGGAGGCTGGAGAGAGACACACCGCCGTCAGTAAGACTGCGTAGGACTGCACCGGGGGTGTATTATAGAGCTGATGGAGGTTTGGGAGTACGCTTCTCACTGATAGGGTTGGTGGAGGTCTGcttgccgtgtgtgtgtgtgtgtgtgtttctcaccgATAGGGTTGGTGGAGGTCTCCTTGCCCTGCTGGTGTTGgcggtagtgtgtgtgtgtgtgtgtgtgtgtgattctcaccGATCGGGTTAGTGGAGGcctgcttgctgtgtgtgtgattctcaccGATCGGGTTGGTGGAGGcctgcttgctgtgtgtgtgattctcaccGATGGGGTTGGTGGAGGcctgcttgctgtgtgtgtgattctcaccGATGGGGTTGGTGGAGGTCTCCTTGCCCTGCTGGTGTTGgcggtagtgtgtgtgtgtgtgtgtgtgtgattctcaccGATCGGGTTAGTGGAGGcctgcttgctgtgtgtgtgattctcaccGATCGGGTTGGTGGAGGcctgcttgctgtgtgtgtgattctcaccGATGGGGTTGGTGGAGGcctgcttgctgtgtgtgtgattctcaccGATGGGGTTGGTGGAGGTCTCCTTGCCCTGCTGGTGTTGgcggtagtgtgtgtgtgtgtgtgtgtgtgtgtgtgtgtgtgattctcaccGATCGGGTTAGTGGAGGcctgcttgctgtgtgtgtgattctcaccGATCGGGTTGGTGGAGGcctgcttgctgtgtgtgtgattctcaccGATGGGGTTGGTGGAGGcctgcttgctgtgtgtgtgattctcaccGATGGGGTTGGTGGAGGTCTCCTTGCCCTGCTGGTGTTGgcggtagtgtgtgtgtgtgtgtgtgtgtgattctcaccGATCGGGTTAGTGGAGGcctgcttgctgtgtgtgtgattctcaccGATCGGGTTGGTGGAGGcctgcttgctgtgtgtgtgattctcaccGATGGGGTTGGTGGAGGcctgcttgctgtgtgtgtgattctcaccGATGGGGTTGGTGGAGGTCTCCTTGCCCTGCTGGTGTTGgcggtagtgtgtgtgtgtgtgtgtgtgtgtgtgtgtgtgtgtgtgtgattctcaccGATGGGGTTGGTGGAGGTCTCCTTGCCCTGCTGGTGTTGgcggtagtgtgtgtgtgtgtgtgtgtgtgattctcaccTATAGGGTTTGTGGAGGTCTTCTtgacctgcgtgtgtgtgtgtgcgtgggtgggtgtgtgcttcTCACCAATAGGGTTGGCGGAGGcctgcttgctgtgtgtgtgattctcaccAATGGGGTTTGTGGAGGTCTCCTTGCCCTGCTGGTGTTGgcggtagtgtgtgtgtgtgtgtgtgtgtgtgtgtgattctcaccGATGGGGTTGGTGGAGGTCTCCTTGCCCTGCTGGTGTTGgcggtagagtgtgtgtgtgtgtgtgtgattctcaccGATGGGGTTGGTGGAGGTCTCCTTGCCCTGCTGGTGTTGgcggtagtgtgtgtgtgtgtgattctcaccGATGGGGTTGGTGGAGGTCTCCTTGCCCTGCTGGTGTTGgcggtagtgtgtgtgtgtgtgtgtgtgtgtgtgtgtgtgtgattctcaccGATAGGGTTGGTGGAGGTCTCCTTGCCCTGCTGGTGTTGgcggtagtgtgtgtgtgtgtgtgtgtgtgtgtgtgtgattctcaccGATGGGGTTGGTGGAGGTCTCCTTGCCCTGCTGGTGTTGgcggtagtgtgtgtgtgtgtgtgtgtgtgtgtgattctcaccGATGGGGTTGGTGGAGGTCTCCTTGCCCTGCTGGTGTTGgcggtagtgtgtgtgtgtgtgtgtgattctcaccGATGGGGTTGGTGGAGGTCTCCTTGCCCTGCTGGTGTTGGCGGTAGTGCCGCGTCACTGTGCCGTGGGCGGCCTCTGCCTCCACCGTGCGGCCGTCGGGGCAGATCAGAACGCTGGTCATCATGCCCAAGGAGCCGTAGCCTGAGCAACGCAGGGCCCAGTACCGTTAATGACCACCTCATTATCATAACTGAGCCTTTACACCAATCCCGTGTCCCTAcaacaggccccccccccccccccccccccgtctgagCACAACAGCCACTTACTGAGCAAATAcaagtattacattacaggcatttagcagatgctcttatccagagcgacgtacaacaagtgcattagttcaagtaATGAGAGTAGTACTACCGTTTTAATACAGCAATTTAAACATTCTTAATGAGCGTAAATGCCTGCACATACACCATAAAGCAAGCCCTCCCATAATATGCTGTATTCTACGCAGCACTCTCACTACACCcaggcctctctccctccctctctctctctctcaccctgagCCACGGAGTCGGACTGCACGTCCCCGTCGTAGTTCTTGCAGGCCCAGATGAAGCCGCCCTCCGACTTCATGGCCTGGGCCACCATGTCGTCGATAAGCCGGTGCTCGTACCAGATGCCCTTAGCCTCAAACTGGGCCTTGTACTCCCTGCGGCAAGACACCAGAGTGAATGCAGCTCTCCTTTCCAGTGTGACTGTAACCAGTCGGAACACTTTGCGCCAAGTAACGTGACACCGGTTGGGTGAAGTTCGATGGCACACGGGGACGGATAGCTGCCGTGCGTCATTTCAGGTTACTGTACGAATTCATATAGCCGCAGCCGCAATGATTCTGATAATTAATGAACTGCAGTTCGTAAACGATGCATCTCATTAGCAGACTTGGACTGCGTGGCATTGAAATGGCGCACACAGCGTGTAGCGGTTTGAGCCTAGCAGCTGGCTAGCTTGAGCGGAAGCCCCCAACTAGCAGCTAAGCTAGCCAGCTTCCAGTAAGAGTGAGCAGCTCAGTGCTACAGGCTGGGAGCGTGGGGTCTACCCGCGGGAGCGCGGTAACCCACCCGCGCACCATGGCAACCCCCCAGGGCCACGCCTCCCTTTCCCCCGAGCAGCCGGGAGGGGTAGACGGCGCCTTACTTCTCGTAGATCTCCTGGAAGATGTCCTTGAAGCGGCCGTCGTACTTCTTGAGGATGGTGTTCTTGGTGCTGAGGTAGAGGGGCCAGCCCTTGGTCAGGCCCATCTGGAAGGAGCTGTGGGCGAATTCGCGGATGGACTTGTCCGTGTTGTACATCCCCAGAGCCACGCCCCCAGTGCCTGCGGTGACGACATCACAACACTTCACATGAGCCACGCAAGTCCATACAGTTCCCTAAGGTTAACTTGAATTTATAAAAGCAGcatgttaatgtgtttatttttatttgaaagactTATTTGGCGTGCGTGTGactgatttttgaaaaattacttaaacagaaagaaagaaaaaagcttttctCTGGCCAACTgtattaatatgaaaaaatacaattttcctCATTTGTTGCACAAACAATATAGCTCACTATCTGTGTTGTGTATTTTCTATAGCCTTTAATCACATTTATCAAgggttagattttttttattgtacatacTACACAAGCCAAAATATCCTGGAGCACAAGCTCTCATCCCTTCTTGTGTGTGCCGCTATGTCAGTAGCTCTACGACTAAAAAGCTTTCTAATTCACAAAAAGTGCAAATGTATCAGCAATAGTATTACTGCTGTCAAGCAACTGCCTTTggttttctgtgacattttCGTGATTGTGCATCCATGCTGTTAATGCACCCCAGGGCATGAAGTCTGCGTCGTACCCTCAAAGTCGTGGACGACGAACGTGGTGGGCTTCCCGTCCTTGGGGGTGTACTTCATCTCCACGCGCCCCGGACCCGGCACCACGAAATCCGTGGCTTTGTACTACAGGCAAGAGAGGAGGGGGCTGCTGAGGAGGGCTGACACGCAGACAGAGAggtgctgccatctgctggaggTAGGCCTCACAGCACTCTGCTCACGGGTCGGTGTGGAAGCCTGATTAAGAAAGGCTTTACTGGCAGTGTTCAAATACTAAAACTTTATTAGTACAGACTGAGGTACAGCTCAGGGCCGTAAAGATATTTTGAACACAGACCAGGCTGTTGGTGGTGTAGAGGGAATCTAAAGAGGAGGGACTGTCATAATAACAGGCCTTTGGGAGGATAAACAACCCTCTAGAAAACAGACTGGATTCGGCaaagtgttttgtttaaatGGAGTTGAATTTCCTTTCATTCACTGCAAGTTTGTCACATCTAAAGGAAACTGATTAGTTTAGTCAATACACTGCTCACAggcacaaagagagagagactgcacgTATGGACCCACTGCACATAGACgaagcacagacaaacacttTACATAGAGATACACTGTGCGtagagacacaaacagacacccTGCACATAGACACACTGCGCATACAGACACCCTGCACATAGACGCActgcgcatacagacacactgcacatagaCGCActgcgcatacagacacactgcgcatacagacacactgcgCATACAGACACCCTGCACAtagacacactgcacatacagacaccctgcacatagacacactgcgcatacagacacactgcgCATACAGGCACCGTGCTCAGACAGACTGCGGTACCTGGTCCCCGTGGGCGTGTCTGCCGATGATGATGGGCTTTAGCCACCCGGGCACCAGGCGGGGGATGTTCTTGCAGATGATGGCCTCGCGGAACACCGTCCCGCCCAGGATGTTGCGGATGGTGCCGTTGGGCGACTTCCACATCTGCTTCAGCCCGAACTCCTCCACGCGCTTCTCGTCGGGCGTGATGGTGGCGCACTTTATGCCCACGCTGTGGCGCCGCACCGCCTCGGCCGCGTCCACCGTCACCCGGTCGTCCGTGGCGTCGCGGTTCTCCATGCCCAGGTCATAGCTGCCGGGCAGACGGCCGGTGTCAGATGgaaaagtgccccccccccatccttatAGAAGAGTGACCCCACTGGTAAGGAGTAGCCTATTTATTCAATTTCATATACTATACTAGAAAAATGTGATGGTGGCACTGTCTACGAAACATACAGCGTACTGTTTAGTGTTTTAATATGCGATGGTCAgaatgcaaaaaatatcctccatactatTTCCCAACTGTTCTGTGGAAGTTTCTTAAGACGTTTCGCTATCGAGCGGCCAAGTTCCcatgtttttataattgttattgAAGGAAAACGTCAGCAAAACTGTGCCTCATTTTAAAGCAAATCTGGGGATTATATTTATGGgaccaaaatgtttgtttacttcctgaaaattACACTCCCGACTATACTCAGTGAAACCCTGGAAATAAGTATATCATCCTGGGATattaagtacactacatttagagaCAATTTTGCCTACTTAACGTTCTCATCCAGGGTCCTCAACAACTACACTCAATAGTAGGGAAGTGTGCTGATTCAGACACGGCCCTAGTCACACACCACGACTACTTAAGCCTGcattcccacaatccccctgcACAGACTAAGGTCCCAGAGGCCACACTGCTCAACACTGCAGTATTTCCTGCAGTCAAGGTGTggtattatataaataatatataaccCTCTCAACCAAACTGCATGTGTTTGCAGCAAACCAGACACACACCCTAAATGCCCTAAAAACACGTCATCACCCGACAGCTACTCCGTTGTGAAGAATTCTCCCTCGTTAAAGACGGCACTGCAGAACGCTACATTTAAGGACTGCAAATGCCCTTTACACAGAGGCAAAGAAACTTTGAGATTCCAGATGGTGAAGTTATGGTACAATCACAAAGGGACTTCTACAAATGGGcttttttctcctctgaaaGTGTTTGGGAATTGCAGCTCAATTCAGTGGGAATGCCACAAGCAGCCGAGGATGTGTAAACCCCAAACTCCAGTGACACAGAGAGCGAAAGCTTCCTGAGGCAGGATGTCTGGCGGGTGACGGTGTTCCGCAAGCTCAGCTGATTTTACTCAACCGCGTGACCTCAGAGAGCCTGCAGttac includes:
- the LOC118214318 gene encoding cyclin-Y-like protein 1 translates to MGNTVSCCMSPGGSPKLPRQSDSVEDYQANTDLSEDTGPYLQHISDREVPDDLAHESNPSDHARASTIFLSKSQTDVRDKRKSNHINHFSPGLLSKKYSSCSTIFIDDSTVSQPNLKSTIKCVTLAIYYHIKNRDLTRSLDIFDEKIHPLTRDHVPDDYSRTDPEHKLIYRFVRTLFSAAQLTAECAIVTLVYLERLLTYAELDICPCNWKRMVLGAILLASKVWDDQAVWNVDYCQILKDITVEDMNEMERHFLELLQFNINVPASVYAKYYFDLRSLADDNNLNFPLEPLSNQRAQKLEAISRLCEDKYKDLSKAAMRRSLSVDNLLNSRQSHAVLS
- the LOC118214316 gene encoding isocitrate dehydrogenase [NADP] cytoplasmic; amino-acid sequence: MAQKIQAGSVVEMQGDEMTRVIWELIKEKLIFPYLEIDLHSYDLGMENRDATDDRVTVDAAEAVRRHSVGIKCATITPDEKRVEEFGLKQMWKSPNGTIRNILGGTVFREAIICKNIPRLVPGWLKPIIIGRHAHGDQYKATDFVVPGPGRVEMKYTPKDGKPTTFVVHDFEGTGGVALGMYNTDKSIREFAHSSFQMGLTKGWPLYLSTKNTILKKYDGRFKDIFQEIYEKEYKAQFEAKGIWYEHRLIDDMVAQAMKSEGGFIWACKNYDGDVQSDSVAQGYGSLGMMTSVLICPDGRTVEAEAAHGTVTRHYRQHQQGKETSTNPIASIFAWTRGLAHRAKLDGNAELSVFAESLEAVCIETIEAGFMTKDLAACIKGLPNVQRSDYLNTFEFLDKLAENLNTKLSSQSKL